The Agromyces marinus genome window below encodes:
- a CDS encoding RNA polymerase sigma factor, with protein MRRADEARRTVAAVWRIESARIVATLTRTVGDFALAEDLAQDALAEALAQWPASGIPSNPGAWLTTVAKRRAIDGWRRRERYDERLAAIAHDLERERAEATDATGELPYDPDAIDDDVLRLVFVSCHPVLSREARVALTLRVVGGLSTEEIARAFLVPVSTVQQRIVRAKKTLGEAGVPFEVPPREEFAARLGTVLGVLYLIFNEGHSASAGPDLMRPELGREALRLGRVLTALVPREPEAHGLVALMELTAARFPARIDANGDPVLLEDQDRLRWDRSAITRGRAALARADAIGRGRGPYALQAAIAEQHAVAASVAETDWGAIVALYGALAEVAPSPVVELNRAVAVAMADGPEAGLAIVDALADDRRLARYHPLHGVRGELLERLGRADDARAAFAEAARLTANERERAVLLARAAAPRTPT; from the coding sequence CGCGGATCGTCGCGACGCTCACCCGCACGGTCGGCGACTTCGCGCTCGCGGAGGACCTGGCGCAGGACGCGCTCGCCGAGGCGCTCGCGCAGTGGCCGGCTTCCGGCATCCCGTCGAATCCCGGCGCGTGGCTCACGACCGTCGCCAAGCGCCGCGCGATCGACGGGTGGCGCCGCCGCGAGCGGTACGACGAGCGGCTCGCCGCGATCGCGCACGACCTCGAGCGCGAGCGGGCCGAGGCGACGGATGCCACGGGCGAGCTGCCCTACGACCCCGACGCGATCGACGACGACGTGCTGCGGCTCGTGTTCGTGTCGTGCCATCCGGTGCTCTCGCGCGAAGCGCGCGTCGCGCTCACGCTCCGCGTCGTGGGCGGCCTGTCGACCGAGGAGATCGCACGGGCGTTCCTCGTGCCCGTCTCGACCGTGCAGCAGCGCATCGTGCGGGCCAAGAAGACGCTCGGCGAGGCGGGCGTGCCGTTCGAGGTGCCGCCGCGGGAGGAGTTCGCCGCGCGGCTCGGCACCGTGCTCGGGGTGCTGTACCTGATCTTCAACGAGGGGCATTCGGCCTCGGCGGGGCCCGACCTCATGCGGCCCGAGCTCGGTCGCGAAGCCCTCCGGCTCGGCCGGGTGCTCACCGCGCTCGTGCCGCGCGAGCCCGAGGCGCACGGGCTCGTCGCGCTCATGGAACTCACGGCCGCGCGCTTCCCGGCGCGCATCGACGCCAACGGCGATCCGGTCCTGCTCGAAGACCAGGACCGGCTCAGGTGGGACCGCTCGGCGATCACGCGTGGACGCGCGGCGCTCGCCCGCGCCGACGCGATCGGGCGCGGGCGTGGGCCGTACGCGCTGCAGGCGGCCATCGCGGAGCAGCACGCCGTCGCGGCATCCGTCGCCGAGACCGACTGGGGGGCGATCGTCGCGCTCTACGGGGCGCTCGCCGAGGTCGCGCCGTCGCCCGTGGTCGAGCTCAACCGGGCCGTCGCGGTCGCGATGGCCGACGGGCCCGAGGCCGGGCTCGCGATCGTCGACGCGCTCGCGGACGATCGCCGGCTCGCGCGGTACCACCCGCTCCACGGCGTGCGCGGCGAGCTCCTGGAGCGGCTCGGCCGAGCGGATGACGCGCGCGCCGCCTTCGCGGAGGCCGCACGCCTGACCGCGAACGAACGCGAGCGCGCCGTGCTGCTCGCCCGCGCTGCGGCGCCCCGCACGCCGACCTGA